Proteins encoded by one window of Bacteroidia bacterium:
- a CDS encoding glycosyltransferase family 4 protein: protein MHILIIPSWYKSITEPVLGTFFEEQARALMSAGHKVGIIYPQFSSVRSLFNKKDEIIDFYDDNGIPTYSLIHQTLIPKMRKLAYKMFSENVEKTYHSYAKKYGKPDLIHAHSIFHGGMAGHYIAKANILPFIITEHLTAYITGGITHQEDIETAKHIFENADASIIVSENFKHDIEKVLSLPNTTFTVVHNMVADLFFKDLIQKKYNQQEEFIFFTNSFLLPRKNHKLLLDSFKYMTLKGINNIRLRIGGDGPLSNELKDYVNELALTDKVEFLGALSRPEVKKELDNCHSFVLTSTYETFGVVLIESLACGRPVVITDSGGPRDFIHNKNGITATAAAKDSFANAMIKMMEEYNTFDQNAISEECRNRFAEKKIEAEIEALYLKAINKHK from the coding sequence ATGCACATTTTAATTATACCTTCTTGGTATAAATCTATCACAGAGCCTGTATTAGGGACATTTTTCGAAGAACAGGCCCGTGCACTCATGTCTGCCGGACATAAGGTTGGGATTATTTATCCTCAATTTTCATCAGTACGTTCCTTGTTTAATAAGAAGGATGAAATTATTGATTTTTATGACGATAATGGAATTCCAACATACTCATTAATCCATCAGACGTTAATACCTAAGATGAGGAAACTAGCATATAAAATGTTTAGTGAAAATGTTGAGAAAACCTATCATAGTTATGCTAAAAAATATGGCAAACCTGATTTAATACATGCACACAGTATTTTCCATGGTGGTATGGCTGGACACTACATTGCTAAGGCGAATATACTTCCATTTATTATAACAGAACATCTTACTGCTTATATTACAGGTGGCATCACCCATCAGGAAGATATAGAAACGGCAAAGCATATTTTTGAAAATGCAGATGCATCAATTATTGTAAGTGAAAACTTCAAACATGATATTGAAAAAGTATTAAGTCTTCCAAACACGACCTTTACCGTTGTACATAATATGGTAGCCGATTTGTTTTTTAAAGACCTTATTCAAAAAAAATACAATCAACAGGAAGAGTTTATTTTCTTTACCAATTCATTCCTTCTACCCAGAAAAAACCACAAATTATTACTCGATTCCTTTAAATATATGACATTAAAAGGAATCAATAATATTCGACTACGCATAGGTGGTGATGGCCCTCTGTCTAATGAATTGAAAGATTATGTAAATGAGCTTGCATTAACAGACAAAGTTGAATTTTTAGGTGCATTATCACGACCTGAGGTCAAAAAAGAATTAGACAATTGTCACTCATTTGTACTTACCAGCACTTATGAAACTTTTGGTGTGGTACTTATAGAAAGTTTAGCTTGTGGCAGACCTGTAGTAATAACAGACTCGGGTGGTCCAAGGGATTTTATACATAATAAAAATGGAATAACAGCAACAGCAGCAGCGAAAGATAGTTTTGCAAATGCAATGATTAAAATGATGGAAGAATACAACACTTTCGATCAAAATGCAATTTCTGAAGAATGCCGAAATAGATTTGCAGAAAAAAAGATTGAGGCTGAAATAGAAGCCCTTTATTTGAAAGCCATTAATAAACATAAGTAA
- a CDS encoding peptidoglycan bridge formation glycyltransferase FemA/FemB family protein, with protein MLLLNHLQKKDQSLLSALNNDAPFQFLPGFTQLYHEYMKENIYITYSENFKAYMPLRFFSSRFFKLAQILHAPIKNNIELNPEEQIEFFNELISYLTQNNSCERLVQPHPYGILGSVPANSRFCEFGTYIIDLQAQTIEEIFQKFHPKYQKAIHHSEKNGAVVRFGIEVLDDFYLCYSDTMKRIGMSSEELQFFKSYYNYLGSDNVTAGVVYDNDNPIGGIFMVHSNYAALCTHAGSRGDSKLYGSMKYLHSKMIERMKESGVNKYDLVGVRIGNNDPTLEGVFRFKRGFGGELKKGFLWKTDIHPLKAKMYDLLIKIKHPNNKFKDIIDQVTN; from the coding sequence ATGCTACTACTTAACCACCTACAGAAAAAAGATCAGTCATTATTATCCGCATTAAATAATGACGCACCGTTTCAGTTTCTTCCAGGGTTTACTCAATTGTATCATGAGTATATGAAAGAAAATATTTATATTACATACTCAGAAAATTTTAAAGCATATATGCCATTGCGGTTTTTCTCTTCACGATTTTTCAAGCTTGCCCAAATATTACATGCCCCAATAAAGAATAACATTGAACTTAATCCGGAAGAACAGATTGAGTTTTTTAATGAGTTAATATCATACTTGACTCAAAACAATTCTTGCGAACGATTGGTTCAACCACATCCATATGGAATTCTTGGCTCCGTGCCTGCCAATTCGCGCTTTTGTGAATTTGGCACCTATATCATAGACCTGCAGGCACAAACAATAGAAGAAATCTTTCAGAAGTTTCATCCAAAATATCAAAAAGCTATTCATCATTCAGAAAAAAATGGTGCAGTAGTAAGATTCGGAATAGAAGTACTTGATGATTTTTATTTATGCTATTCTGATACGATGAAAAGAATTGGGATGTCTTCAGAAGAGCTACAGTTTTTTAAATCTTATTATAATTATCTTGGCAGCGATAATGTTACAGCAGGTGTTGTATATGATAATGACAATCCTATAGGTGGCATTTTTATGGTTCATTCTAATTATGCAGCATTGTGCACACATGCAGGAAGCAGGGGTGATTCCAAACTCTATGGCTCAATGAAGTATTTACATAGTAAGATGATTGAACGAATGAAAGAATCGGGAGTAAATAAATATGACCTTGTAGGTGTGCGAATCGGGAATAATGACCCAACACTTGAAGGGGTTTTCCGTTTTAAAAGAGGTTTTGGCGGTGAACTGAAGAAAGGTTTTTTATGGAAGACAGACATTCATCCGCTGAAAGCAAAAATGTATGATTTGCTTATTAAAATTAAACATCCAAATAACAAGTTTAAAGACATTATCGATCAGGTTACAAATTAA
- the wecB gene encoding UDP-N-acetylglucosamine 2-epimerase (non-hydrolyzing), with the protein MMKKILIVVGTRPNFIKVTQFKKVNADLGMPFDIKIVHTGQHYDSKMADIFFEQFDLTPDFWLNIPSGSPNSQMAEIMLRLEKVIQENKPDLLMVVGDVNSTFAAALTANKMDLKIAHVESGLRSFDRTMPEEINRLLTDEITDYFFITEDSGYKNLLKEGKQEKQMFFVGNTMIDTLVAFDKKIQQSNILETLKIKSKEFVLMTMHRPATVDHKDGLKQLFSIIELITKNHQLVFPIHPRTLHRIEEFGMKSLIAENRKLILTEPLDYLAFQKLISDCAYIVTDSGGIQEESTFRQIPCLTLRANTERPCTVDIGTNELVPFSQEKISDRIDAIVQNKYKKGIIPPLWDGQSTKRILEACMKFLSSESHVSTLLK; encoded by the coding sequence ATGATGAAAAAGATTTTAATTGTAGTTGGGACGAGACCAAATTTTATTAAAGTAACACAATTTAAAAAGGTGAATGCCGACTTAGGTATGCCTTTCGATATAAAAATAGTTCATACCGGACAGCACTATGATAGCAAGATGGCCGACATTTTCTTTGAACAATTTGATTTAACACCAGATTTCTGGCTTAATATTCCATCCGGCAGCCCTAATTCTCAAATGGCAGAAATAATGCTTCGATTAGAGAAAGTTATTCAGGAAAACAAACCTGATTTACTTATGGTAGTGGGTGATGTAAATTCAACTTTTGCTGCAGCATTAACTGCAAATAAAATGGATTTAAAAATAGCCCATGTTGAAAGTGGTCTGAGAAGCTTTGACAGAACAATGCCTGAAGAAATCAATCGTTTGTTAACAGATGAGATCACTGATTATTTTTTTATAACCGAAGACAGTGGTTATAAAAACCTTCTTAAAGAAGGTAAACAAGAAAAACAGATGTTCTTTGTGGGAAACACAATGATAGATACACTTGTGGCCTTTGATAAAAAAATTCAACAAAGTAACATCCTTGAAACATTAAAAATTAAAAGTAAAGAGTTTGTCCTGATGACGATGCATCGTCCGGCCACGGTTGATCATAAAGATGGCCTGAAGCAGTTGTTTTCAATTATTGAACTCATTACAAAAAATCATCAACTTGTATTTCCGATTCACCCACGCACATTACACAGAATCGAAGAATTTGGAATGAAATCACTGATTGCAGAAAACAGGAAATTAATATTAACAGAGCCATTAGATTATCTTGCTTTTCAGAAACTAATTTCAGACTGCGCTTATATTGTGACAGACAGTGGAGGTATTCAGGAAGAAAGTACATTTAGGCAAATACCGTGTCTTACACTAAGAGCAAATACAGAACGACCATGTACGGTTGATATCGGGACTAATGAATTAGTACCATTCAGTCAAGAAAAAATTTCAGATCGTATTGATGCTATTGTCCAAAACAAATATAAAAAAGGAATTATTCCTCCATTGTGGGATGGACAATCCACCAAACGGATATTAGAAGCTTGTATGAAATTCCTTTCAAGCGAAAGTCATGTCTCTACCCTATTGAAATAA
- a CDS encoding prenyltransferase/squalene oxidase repeat-containing protein: protein MIKRLISQIRMRYLNLLSEASAENFSDEHRLLMTLEWFKQTLLPNGGSAAKYSMMFNKWLPAYPETTAFWINTLIYLKNNKPELLQEVFHERPVIEELVQWLLFTQRKDGTFPGSYGDFKNQPPRVFNNGQIIMALTDYYQQSQKKEVIQAAIQSADWLLKVQDSDGAWREFTLHQLSSNTRTAWALIKLGQCLNESKYISAGISNINFALKQINAQDYFCDNGFDENEIPTTHSIGYALRGVLGAAIDLEKKEWIETVEHSFQHIITLTKQNGFLAGELDEEWTSDNAFCCLTGNCQLSVIGFVLFEQTGKTQYLDTANSLLEYVKSKQLISHSPMVNGGISGSWPVNGGYAAYDIPNWAAKFFADAILLQMKHKSKKQ, encoded by the coding sequence ATGATTAAACGGCTGATTTCACAAATAAGAATGCGATATCTGAATTTATTGTCAGAAGCTTCAGCCGAAAATTTTTCTGATGAGCATAGATTGCTAATGACACTTGAGTGGTTCAAGCAAACACTTTTACCTAATGGAGGAAGTGCTGCCAAGTACTCAATGATGTTTAACAAATGGCTGCCTGCTTATCCGGAAACGACTGCTTTTTGGATAAACACACTCATCTATCTAAAAAATAACAAACCAGAATTACTACAAGAAGTATTTCATGAAAGACCAGTTATTGAAGAGTTAGTTCAATGGTTATTATTTACCCAACGTAAAGACGGCACATTTCCCGGTTCGTATGGAGATTTTAAAAATCAACCTCCAAGAGTTTTTAATAATGGTCAAATAATAATGGCATTAACAGACTATTATCAGCAAAGTCAGAAAAAAGAAGTTATTCAGGCTGCTATACAAAGTGCTGATTGGCTTTTAAAAGTACAGGACTCGGATGGTGCATGGCGTGAATTTACGCTTCATCAACTTAGCTCCAACACCAGAACAGCATGGGCATTAATCAAACTTGGTCAATGTCTCAATGAGTCGAAATATATTTCTGCCGGAATTAGTAATATCAATTTTGCCTTAAAACAAATTAATGCGCAAGATTACTTTTGTGATAATGGTTTTGATGAGAATGAAATCCCAACTACACATTCTATCGGTTATGCCTTGCGAGGTGTATTAGGTGCAGCTATTGATCTTGAAAAGAAAGAATGGATTGAAACTGTTGAACATTCATTTCAACATATTATTACACTTACTAAACAAAACGGTTTTCTGGCTGGCGAATTAGACGAAGAGTGGACAAGTGATAATGCGTTTTGCTGTCTTACCGGCAACTGTCAGTTAAGTGTAATCGGATTTGTATTATTTGAACAAACAGGTAAAACACAATACTTAGATACAGCGAATAGTTTGCTTGAATACGTAAAGAGCAAGCAATTAATTTCACATTCGCCAATGGTAAATGGCGGCATTTCAGGATCATGGCCTGTAAATGGTGGTTATGCTGCGTATGATATCCCAAATTGGGCAGCAAAATTTTTTGCAGATGCAATACTACTTCAGATGAAACATAAATCCAAGAAACAATAG
- a CDS encoding ABC transporter ATP-binding protein, producing the protein MSPSKNNYSTAQAFRQTYKSLKDHLSPLQKKRIKWIAFLIFLSAILDVFGLASVLPLVKMATEPQIIHTNSYLSTAYSYLNFETDKSFMVFCIIIILLFQFFKTGFGIFVNYIEGRFMADVANNISKNQFSKYFSLSYFNFNSVKSSRIINHVQQNPASYTAWVMLPILMLFSESIILLCIVTLIAVYNLKLFLFILMIIGPASYILYKSVNTKNEQIGRGLDKMFPQALAAINNSIMGFVDIKLANKIEYYRNRFLKYQKAYHDLSMNSIVINMIPFRGYELVAILGIVVIFIYAIFIEGGQQDVIMMVGAFAAAAYRLMPSLNRIMNAVMQVTKNQVAIENLNEYNELYVKQKEMDRNVPISFENTIEFQNISFTFPKSQEPVLKSISFKVKKGEKIGFVGSSGSGKTTLMNILLRFFDENSGQILIDGKPLKEENLDYWRGLIGYVKQDIFMIDSNIKENVAFGEETINNDLLNAAIKQASLNDFVGNLPKGVESEVGERGSRLSGGQKQRIGIARSLYRNAQILVFDEATSALDTQTEREVSEAIDSLSDTNKTIFIIAHRVTTLKNCDRIYELKNGEIAGVYSYSELIEKVI; encoded by the coding sequence ATGTCCCCAAGTAAAAACAATTACTCTACTGCACAAGCGTTCAGACAAACTTATAAAAGTCTTAAAGACCATTTATCTCCACTTCAAAAAAAGCGGATTAAATGGATTGCATTTCTGATATTTTTATCTGCTATTTTAGATGTATTTGGTTTAGCATCTGTTCTTCCGTTGGTAAAAATGGCTACTGAACCTCAAATTATACATACCAATTCATATTTGAGTACAGCATACAGCTATCTGAATTTTGAAACAGATAAATCTTTCATGGTATTTTGCATTATCATAATCCTGCTATTTCAATTTTTCAAAACAGGCTTTGGCATATTCGTAAACTATATTGAAGGCCGTTTTATGGCAGATGTGGCTAATAACATATCTAAAAATCAATTTTCGAAATATTTCTCTTTAAGTTATTTTAATTTTAACAGTGTAAAATCATCACGTATTATAAATCACGTACAGCAAAACCCTGCATCTTATACTGCATGGGTGATGTTACCAATTCTGATGCTTTTTTCAGAGTCCATAATATTACTCTGTATAGTTACACTTATTGCTGTTTACAATCTTAAACTCTTTCTTTTTATATTGATGATAATCGGACCGGCCTCCTACATACTTTACAAGTCGGTTAACACTAAAAATGAACAGATAGGTAGAGGTTTAGACAAGATGTTTCCGCAGGCACTTGCGGCAATCAATAACTCAATTATGGGCTTTGTGGATATTAAACTTGCAAATAAAATTGAATATTACAGGAATCGTTTTCTGAAATACCAAAAAGCTTATCACGATTTATCCATGAATTCAATTGTGATAAACATGATACCATTCAGAGGTTATGAGTTAGTTGCAATTCTTGGAATAGTTGTCATATTTATTTATGCAATTTTTATTGAAGGCGGGCAACAGGATGTAATCATGATGGTAGGTGCATTTGCTGCTGCAGCATATCGTTTAATGCCATCTTTAAACAGGATAATGAATGCTGTCATGCAAGTCACGAAAAATCAGGTGGCCATTGAAAACTTAAATGAATATAATGAGCTTTATGTAAAGCAAAAAGAAATGGATAGGAATGTCCCTATTTCATTTGAAAACACTATTGAATTTCAGAATATCAGTTTTACATTTCCAAAATCGCAAGAGCCTGTATTGAAATCCATTTCCTTTAAAGTAAAGAAGGGCGAAAAAATAGGTTTTGTAGGTAGTTCTGGCTCGGGCAAAACAACACTCATGAATATTTTGTTACGTTTTTTTGATGAAAACTCCGGGCAGATTCTAATTGATGGCAAACCATTAAAAGAAGAAAACCTTGATTACTGGCGAGGGCTAATCGGATATGTAAAGCAAGATATTTTTATGATTGATTCAAACATAAAAGAAAATGTTGCATTTGGAGAAGAAACAATTAACAACGATTTACTTAATGCTGCCATCAAACAAGCATCTTTAAACGATTTTGTAGGGAACCTGCCAAAAGGAGTAGAATCAGAAGTTGGAGAAAGAGGTTCAAGACTTTCAGGTGGGCAAAAACAACGGATAGGTATTGCACGCTCACTGTATAGAAATGCACAAATTCTAGTGTTTGATGAGGCAACGAGTGCCTTAGACACACAAACAGAACGTGAAGTGAGTGAAGCAATTGATTCCCTTTCTGACACGAATAAAACAATTTTTATTATTGCACACAGGGTGACTACACTTAAAAACTGCGACCGCATTTATGAGCTAAAAAATGGTGAAATTGCCGGAGTCTATTCCTATAGCGAATTAATTGAAAAAGTAATTTAA
- a CDS encoding polysaccharide biosynthesis tyrosine autokinase codes for MNNQKVIKNQSIIDAKDVKNVLTIFVKNWYWFILFLTMGVAGGIFLYYKTTRIYGAEAKVLITPTKNAFKDALSTSLPLGPNKEEVSNEIQILSSTKLVSEAIKKLNLDISYYIKGRLKTGEVYKGTPFSVDGKILDENFYGIPFNLRIIDKDSYSLEIKTNDYSYNKVLKFGDPVVTDKFSIIINGKQESILKNSKFSEFQYVFVINNHGYLVKKYKNALDLEKDEDASVININIADEVEEKAVDFLDTLTNLYINYSISVARGINENSLKFIEAQLKDYEDQLNGVETSLVEYQQQSGAIDVANQQSTFLKEKIDVQGEKAKLTARLNSVDYVYNQLTSGSSDFTTLSPALMTEQANPGLSNAFNELSALMQSKVNLSFSMTPNSPQIKEVDAQINKAKEKVIGIIMNIRKDIVMQINLLTEREGNFAASLNRMPSTIKGLSDITRKKEINEKMYLFLLESRAQNVIASAAIVPDKSILEPASSTGLLRPIRNKMIFLGAGVGLALAFILVFLKNIFLNYIYTKEELADITHQPIIGVIGKSAEAKKDYLVVHAHPQSLAAEAFRVIRTNLSYFAPKTSSKVILFTSTISGEGKTFCAVNTATMLARAKKKVVIVDLDLHKPKQAVAWNMTNDVGVTSYIVGKATLKEVLKETPVENLKLILSGPKSPNASELILDSMMEQLINELKEHFDYIILDMPPVGLLSDALVMMKHSDLNLYVMKAGYSKKDFVEVAHQLMEKNQIKSLSFILNGVNPKNMPVGYGGAYYK; via the coding sequence ATGAATAATCAAAAAGTTATTAAAAACCAATCCATTATTGATGCTAAAGACGTCAAAAACGTATTAACTATTTTTGTAAAAAACTGGTACTGGTTTATTTTGTTTTTAACTATGGGCGTTGCCGGGGGTATTTTCTTGTATTACAAGACTACTCGAATTTATGGCGCAGAGGCTAAGGTTCTGATTACCCCAACTAAAAACGCCTTCAAAGATGCACTTTCAACCAGCCTTCCCTTAGGCCCAAATAAAGAAGAGGTTTCTAATGAAATACAGATATTATCCTCAACCAAATTAGTTTCAGAGGCAATTAAAAAGCTTAACCTTGATATTTCGTATTACATCAAAGGCCGTTTAAAAACAGGTGAAGTATATAAAGGTACGCCTTTTAGTGTTGATGGTAAAATATTAGATGAGAATTTTTATGGTATTCCATTTAATCTTCGCATTATTGATAAAGACTCCTACAGCCTTGAAATAAAAACTAACGACTATTCCTATAATAAAGTACTCAAATTTGGAGACCCTGTTGTAACCGATAAATTTTCAATTATTATAAATGGCAAACAGGAGTCCATACTTAAAAATTCAAAATTCAGCGAGTTTCAGTATGTATTTGTAATTAATAATCACGGATATTTAGTTAAGAAATACAAAAATGCACTCGACTTGGAGAAAGACGAAGATGCATCAGTAATAAATATCAATATTGCAGATGAGGTTGAAGAGAAAGCTGTTGACTTTCTTGATACGCTAACAAATCTTTATATCAATTATTCGATATCTGTTGCAAGAGGAATTAATGAGAATTCATTAAAATTTATTGAAGCACAATTAAAAGATTACGAAGATCAGTTGAATGGTGTTGAAACAAGTTTGGTTGAATACCAACAACAGAGTGGAGCTATAGATGTGGCCAATCAGCAAAGCACTTTTTTAAAGGAAAAAATTGATGTGCAGGGAGAGAAGGCTAAACTTACCGCAAGACTCAACTCAGTAGATTATGTTTATAACCAGTTAACAAGCGGCAGCAGTGATTTCACTACACTCTCGCCAGCTTTAATGACTGAACAAGCTAATCCGGGACTTTCTAATGCTTTTAATGAGTTGAGTGCTTTAATGCAAAGCAAAGTAAATTTGTCTTTCAGCATGACACCAAATAGTCCGCAGATAAAAGAAGTTGATGCGCAAATTAATAAAGCTAAAGAAAAAGTTATCGGCATAATAATGAATATCCGTAAGGATATTGTAATGCAAATAAATCTATTGACAGAACGTGAAGGTAATTTTGCAGCATCATTAAACAGAATGCCTTCAACAATAAAAGGACTTAGTGATATTACAAGAAAAAAAGAAATCAATGAAAAGATGTATTTGTTCTTATTGGAAAGCAGGGCACAAAATGTAATTGCATCAGCTGCCATTGTACCGGACAAATCCATTCTTGAACCCGCATCAAGCACCGGGTTATTGCGTCCCATTCGAAACAAAATGATATTTTTAGGAGCAGGTGTAGGTTTGGCTCTTGCTTTTATTTTAGTTTTTCTTAAAAATATTTTCCTTAATTATATATATACTAAGGAGGAGCTTGCTGATATTACCCATCAACCTATCATTGGTGTTATTGGCAAAAGTGCAGAGGCTAAGAAGGATTATCTTGTTGTACATGCTCATCCGCAATCACTTGCAGCAGAAGCATTCAGGGTTATTCGAACCAACTTATCCTATTTTGCACCGAAAACATCTTCAAAAGTTATTCTTTTCACTTCTACCATTTCCGGAGAAGGGAAAACATTTTGTGCCGTAAATACTGCCACCATGTTAGCCAGGGCTAAAAAGAAAGTAGTCATAGTTGATCTGGATTTGCATAAACCCAAACAAGCAGTTGCATGGAATATGACTAACGATGTTGGTGTTACATCATATATAGTTGGAAAAGCAACTTTAAAAGAAGTATTAAAAGAAACTCCTGTTGAGAATCTTAAGCTCATCTTAAGCGGACCAAAATCACCTAATGCATCTGAGTTAATTTTAGATTCAATGATGGAGCAATTAATTAATGAATTGAAAGAACATTTCGATTACATCATTTTAGATATGCCACCGGTTGGATTACTGTCGGATGCTTTAGTAATGATGAAACATTCTGACTTGAATCTGTATGTAATGAAAGCAGGCTACAGTAAGAAAGACTTTGTTGAAGTTGCACATCAGTTAATGGAGAAGAATCAAATAAAAAGCCTTAGCTTCATATTAAACGGAGTAAATCCTAAAAACATGCCTGTTGGTTATGGCGGAGCATATTATAAATAA
- the gmd gene encoding GDP-mannose 4,6-dehydratase: MKRALITGVTGQDGAYLSELLLQKGYEVHGIKRRSSLFNTERIDHLYEDVHQKNVKFKLHYGDLTDSANIIRIIQEVQPDEIYNLGAMSHVRVSFDMPEYTANADGIGTLRILEAVRMLNMTDKCKIYQASTSELYGLVQEVPQRESTPFYPRSPYAVAKLYAYWIVVNYREAYNMFASNGILFNHESPLRGETFVTRKITRAVSRIALGLQDTVYMGNIDAKRDWGHAKDYVEGMWLMMQQDKADDFVLATGVTTTVRDFIVLAFNEVGIEIEFSGNAENEIAVAKKCSNPAYQVPVGNVVMKIDPKYYRPSEVELLIGDPAKAKKILGWEPKHNLASIVKEMMNCDLELFKRDQYLKQGGHKIINYHEA; encoded by the coding sequence ATGAAAAGAGCATTAATTACCGGTGTTACCGGGCAGGATGGCGCTTATCTAAGCGAGCTGTTGCTGCAAAAAGGCTATGAGGTACATGGCATTAAACGCAGAAGTTCACTTTTTAATACGGAAAGGATTGACCATCTGTATGAAGATGTGCATCAAAAAAATGTAAAATTCAAGCTTCATTATGGCGATTTGACAGATTCTGCAAATATCATCAGAATTATTCAGGAAGTGCAGCCCGATGAAATTTATAACCTAGGTGCTATGAGTCATGTACGCGTAAGTTTCGACATGCCTGAATATACTGCTAATGCCGATGGTATCGGAACACTTCGTATTCTGGAAGCTGTGCGAATGTTGAATATGACTGATAAATGTAAAATCTATCAGGCATCTACCAGCGAATTGTATGGTTTGGTGCAGGAAGTTCCGCAGCGTGAATCTACACCGTTTTATCCACGTTCTCCCTATGCTGTAGCCAAACTTTATGCCTATTGGATAGTCGTTAATTACCGCGAGGCCTATAATATGTTTGCCAGTAATGGTATTTTATTTAACCACGAATCGCCACTTCGGGGCGAAACTTTTGTTACCCGCAAAATCACCCGTGCTGTATCCCGTATAGCTTTAGGGCTTCAGGATACTGTTTATATGGGAAATATTGATGCAAAGCGCGATTGGGGTCATGCAAAAGATTATGTAGAAGGTATGTGGCTGATGATGCAACAAGATAAGGCCGATGACTTTGTGTTGGCAACAGGTGTAACAACAACAGTTCGTGATTTTATTGTTCTTGCTTTTAATGAAGTAGGCATTGAAATAGAATTCAGTGGTAATGCTGAAAATGAAATTGCAGTAGCTAAGAAGTGCAGCAATCCTGCGTATCAGGTTCCTGTAGGGAATGTAGTTATGAAAATTGACCCGAAATATTACAGACCTTCTGAAGTAGAACTACTTATTGGCGACCCTGCAAAAGCAAAAAAAATTTTAGGATGGGAACCCAAACACAATCTGGCATCAATAGTAAAAGAAATGATGAATTGTGACCTTGAACTATTCAAGCGCGATCAATATTTAAAACAAGGTGGTCATAAAATCATCAATTATCACGAAGCTTAA